In Hyperolius riggenbachi isolate aHypRig1 chromosome 10, aHypRig1.pri, whole genome shotgun sequence, a genomic segment contains:
- the LOC137537165 gene encoding zinc finger protein 615-like, producing WTRVSCRYPGDPKYSPRLPLTCLTPEGPHSQHSSPPAGGSYSCSWCGKCFVRRSNLVSHERVHTGEKPYSCAECGKCFSCKTNLVTHERTHTGEKPYSCAECGKCFVTKSVLVTHERTHTGEKPYSCAECGKCFGQKVSLLSHERTHTGKKPFSCAVCGKCFAQKPLLLTHERSHTGEKPYSCFECGRCFLSKSHLIRHEKSHSGQKHYSCAECGKCFGCKSDLVMHERSHTGEKPYSCAECGKCFGCKSHLVIHERSHTGEKPYSCAECGKLFTRKASLVTHERLHTGEKPFSCTDCGKCFIRKSDLAIHERSHTGEKPFSCTKCGKSFLRKSELVSHESFHTGEKPYSCAECGKSFRFKLSLVAHERTHSGEKPYSCTKCGKCFTSKSYCVAHERSHTGDKPYSCAECGKGFICKLGLVNHERTHTGEKPYACSECGKCFSQKSYLVIHERTHTGETPHSCSVCGKCFAQKSNLVRHERSHTGETSHSCAECGKCFGSKSDLVMHKSSHTGKKFQSCAVCGKCFGCKSDLVTHERSHTGEKPYSCSVCGKCFAQKSNLVRHERSHTGETSHS from the coding sequence tggacaagagtctcctgcagatatcctggtgatcccaaatattcccccagactccccctcACTTGTCTAACCCCCGAGGGGCCTCATAGCCAGCACAGCTCTCctcctgctggagggtcttattcctgttcctggtgtgggaaatgttttgttaggAGATCaaatcttgtcagtcatgagagagttcacactggtgagaagccctattcatgtgccgagtgCGGGAAATGTTTTTCATGCAAAACAAATCTTGTCactcatgagagaactcacactggagaaaaaccctattcatgtgctgagtgtgggaaatgttttgtaactAAATCTGTCCTTGTCactcatgagagaactcacactggtgagaagccctattcatgtgcagagtgtgggaaatgttttgggcagaaagtaAGCCTTTTatcacatgagagaactcacactggtaagaagcccttttcgtgtgctgtgtgtgggaaatgttttgcacagaaaccaCTTCTTCTCacacatgaaagatctcacactggtgagaagccctattcatgttttGAGTGTGGTAGATGTTTTTTGAGtaaatcacaccttatcagacatgagaaaTCTCACTCTGGACAGAAgcactattcatgtgctgagtgtgggaaatgttttgggtgtaAATCAGATCTTGTcatgcatgagagatctcacactggtgagaagccctattcatgtgctgagtgtgggaaatgttttgggtgtaaatcacatcttgtaatacatgagagatctcacactggtgagaagccctattcatgtgccgagtgtgggaaattgtTTACCCGTAAAGCaagccttgtcacacatgagagattacacactggtgagaagccattttcatgtactgattgtgggaaatgttttatacggAAATCAGACCTTGccattcatgagagatctcacactggtgagaagcctttttcatgtactaagtgtgggaaaagttttttacggaaatcagagcttgtcagtcatgagagctttcacactggtgagaagccctattcatgtgctgagtgtgggaaaagttttaggTTTAAATTAAGCCTTGTCGCTCATGAAAGAACTCACAGTGGTGAAAAGCCATATTCATGtactaagtgtgggaaatgttttacgagTAAATCATACTGTGTtgctcatgagagatctcacactggagataagccctattcatgtgctgagtgtgggaaaggttttataTGTAAATTAGGCCTTGTTaatcatgagagaactcacactggtgagaagccttatgcatgttctgagtgtgggaaatgtttttcacagaaatcatatcttgtcatacatgaaagaACCCACacgggtgagacgcctcattcatgttctgtgtgtgggaaatgttttgcacagaaatcaaatcttgtcagacatgaaagatctcacacaggtgagacgtctcattcatgtgctgagtgtgggaaatgttttgggagtaaatcagaccttgtcatgCATAAGAGCTCTCACACTGGTAAGAAATTTCAgtcatgtgctgtgtgtgggaaatgttttgggtgtaaatcagaccttgtcacacatgagagatctcacactggtgaaaagccctattcatgttctgtgtgtgggaaatgttttgcacaaaaatcaaatcttgtcagacatgaaagatctcacacaggtgagacgtCTCATTCATaa
- the LOC137535430 gene encoding gastrula zinc finger protein XlCGF17.1-like, whose protein sequence is MHKSSNTGKKFQSCAVCGKCFGCKSDLVTHERSHTGEKPYSCSVCGKCFAQKSYLIPHERSHTGEKPYSCAECGKCFGHKSNFVAHERTHTVKSPIFMC, encoded by the coding sequence ATGCATAAGAGCTCTAACACTGGTAAGAAATTTCAgtcatgtgctgtgtgtgggaaatgttttgggtgtaaatcagaccttgtcacacatgagagatctcacactggtgaaaagccctattcatgttctgtgtgtgggaaatgttttgcacagaaatcatatCTTATCCCACATGAAAGATCCCACaccggtgaaaagccctattcatgtgctgagtgtgggaaatgtttcgggCATAAATCAAACTTTGTCGCAcacgagagaactcacactgtgaAAAGCCCTATCTTCATGTGCTGA